In Pelagibaculum spongiae, one genomic interval encodes:
- a CDS encoding NADP-dependent oxidoreductase, with amino-acid sequence MQSQEFHLTSYPQGKPSPNNFRLCTKELPPLKQGQLLIENQWLSVDPYMRSRMVKTAAASPNNLIGAGAIAPFSLNQPMEGGAIGKVIESQHTDFQVGDLVNSFHGWRNAFVSDGRGLHRLPESNLPTQSYLGAAGLSGLTAWAGLYWIGGLREGETVLISAASGAVGSMACQLAKLHGCTVIATVGSDDKVQWLEQELGVDKAINYKDTINLGAALTDACENGIDVCFENVGGDHLQAAINLMNRHGRIVLCGLLSQYNSETPAAGPNNLNQLINKSLRMEGFVASDFWHMYPQYITELNQWKARDEIQWQETIVEGLENAPQAFIDLFDGKNIGKMLIKI; translated from the coding sequence ATGCAGAGCCAGGAATTTCACCTGACCAGCTATCCACAGGGTAAACCTTCCCCGAATAATTTCCGTTTGTGTACTAAAGAACTACCACCGCTAAAACAGGGCCAGCTGTTAATAGAAAACCAATGGCTATCGGTTGATCCTTACATGCGTAGCCGCATGGTCAAAACCGCTGCGGCTAGCCCAAACAATCTAATCGGTGCCGGGGCAATTGCGCCTTTTTCGCTGAATCAACCAATGGAAGGCGGTGCGATTGGTAAAGTGATTGAGTCACAACATACAGACTTTCAAGTCGGTGACCTGGTCAATAGTTTTCATGGCTGGCGAAACGCTTTTGTCAGTGACGGTCGGGGCTTGCACCGTTTGCCAGAAAGCAACTTACCGACTCAAAGTTATCTCGGTGCAGCAGGTTTATCTGGATTAACTGCATGGGCAGGCTTGTACTGGATTGGCGGCTTGCGAGAAGGAGAAACTGTTTTAATCTCCGCAGCTTCCGGCGCAGTCGGCAGCATGGCTTGCCAGCTCGCCAAGTTGCATGGCTGTACTGTAATTGCAACCGTAGGCAGTGACGACAAAGTACAATGGCTAGAACAAGAACTTGGGGTCGATAAGGCGATCAATTATAAAGACACAATCAATCTAGGCGCGGCTTTAACTGATGCATGCGAAAACGGTATTGATGTTTGTTTTGAAAATGTTGGTGGCGATCATTTACAAGCCGCAATTAATTTAATGAACCGACATGGTCGAATTGTCCTTTGTGGCCTGCTTAGCCAGTACAATAGTGAAACACCTGCGGCTGGCCCAAACAATTTAAATCAATTAATTAATAAAAGCCTGCGCATGGAAGGGTTTGTTGCTTCAGATTTTTGGCACATGTACCCACAATACATCACCGAACTCAACCAATGGAAAGCCAGAGATGAAATTCAATGGCAAGAAACTATTGTTGAGGGTTTAGAAAATGCACCGCAGGCGTTTATTGATTTGTTCGACGGAAAAAACATCGGAAAAATGCTGATTAAAATCTAA
- a CDS encoding pseudouridine synthase codes for MNSKICQFDQPLEILYQDQYLVAINKPADLLVHRSPIDRHEHQFALQMVRDQIGQYVWPLHRLDKPTSGVLVFGLSAEVASMMGQRFRENATEHQLEKKYLAIVRGWVQQQKLDAADSKGWIEIDHPFADKADSIADKDKSQPAEVKPALSFYRSLAQGTLEAEIDRYPQSRFSLLEIAPKTGRKHQIRRHLKHIAQPIIGDANYGKGNYNRWFAENLAVDRLLLHCQMMAFDHPITGERLEITAGLDERFTKALAGLNIKIPN; via the coding sequence TTGAACAGCAAAATTTGCCAATTTGATCAGCCGCTAGAGATTCTGTATCAGGATCAATATCTAGTTGCGATAAACAAACCTGCCGATTTATTGGTGCATCGGTCGCCGATTGATCGTCATGAACATCAGTTTGCCCTGCAGATGGTTCGAGATCAGATTGGCCAATATGTTTGGCCATTGCATCGGTTAGATAAACCAACTTCAGGCGTCTTGGTATTTGGCTTGTCGGCAGAAGTAGCCAGCATGATGGGGCAAAGGTTTCGTGAAAATGCCACTGAGCATCAGCTGGAAAAAAAATATCTAGCGATTGTTCGTGGTTGGGTGCAGCAGCAAAAGCTCGATGCCGCCGATAGCAAGGGTTGGATTGAAATTGATCATCCGTTTGCCGATAAAGCTGACTCGATTGCTGATAAAGATAAAAGTCAGCCAGCTGAAGTAAAACCGGCACTGTCGTTTTATCGTTCACTGGCTCAGGGAACGTTAGAAGCCGAGATTGATCGTTATCCACAAAGTCGTTTTTCGCTGCTGGAAATTGCTCCGAAAACTGGTCGAAAACATCAAATCCGCCGACATCTAAAGCATATTGCCCAGCCAATTATTGGTGATGCTAATTATGGAAAGGGTAATTATAACCGGTGGTTTGCAGAAAACTTGGCAGTTGATCGTTTGCTATTGCATTGCCAGATGATGGCGTTTGATCATCCCATAACTGGTGAGCGGTTAGAAATTACTGCAGGATTAGATGAAAGATTCACAAAGGCTTTGGCAGGTTTAAATATAAAAATTCCTAATTGA
- a CDS encoding type II toxin-antitoxin system Phd/YefM family antitoxin translates to MKVELVTTLKRHATRILSELRHSKEPILITEHGQPSAYLVDVDDYLLMQQRLQILEGIAKGERAIEEGRVVTQQQAKQQMSKWLS, encoded by the coding sequence ATGAAAGTCGAATTAGTCACCACACTTAAGCGCCACGCCACTAGAATTTTATCTGAACTTCGACACTCCAAAGAACCCATTTTAATTACAGAGCACGGCCAACCTTCTGCTTACCTGGTGGATGTCGACGATTACCTATTGATGCAACAACGACTGCAAATTCTGGAAGGTATCGCCAAAGGGGAACGCGCCATTGAGGAAGGGCGAGTAGTCACCCAGCAGCAAGCCAAGCAGCAAATGTCTAAATGGCTCAGTTAA
- a CDS encoding type II toxin-antitoxin system RelE/ParE family toxin, translating into MAQLTQIIWTNPALDQLNDLAEYIALNNPLAAKKLVATIFDSVKHLEQFPLSGRKIPEFSSPSYRELIVNPCRIFYKIDSSKVYIVHIMRQEQQLKRYTIDS; encoded by the coding sequence ATGGCTCAGTTAACTCAAATAATCTGGACCAATCCAGCGCTTGATCAACTGAATGACTTAGCAGAATATATTGCTCTAAATAATCCACTAGCCGCAAAAAAACTGGTAGCAACAATCTTTGATAGCGTGAAACATCTTGAGCAATTTCCGTTATCTGGAAGAAAAATTCCTGAGTTTTCCAGCCCATCATATCGAGAGCTAATAGTTAATCCTTGCAGAATTTTTTACAAAATAGATTCAAGCAAGGTTTACATCGTTCATATCATGCGGCAAGAACAGCAGTTAAAGCGATATACTATTGATTCATAA
- a CDS encoding Na+/H+ antiporter NhaC family protein codes for MELIAYNDSALSLLAPLVAIGLAIATKKVLPSLFAGILTGILLLTGGNPVDAVVHTWNTLAGVFWDDGGLNSWNTNILFFLLILGVMTSWISLAGGAQAFGEWARKRVKTKQGSQLVTVLLGVIIFIDDYFNSLAVGSISRPLTDRHGVSRAKLAYLIDSTAAPMCVITPISSWGAYIIALIGGILVTHNVTDVSAFSAFLQVVPMNLYAVLALVMVFFVAATGLDIGAMKKHSQRAEMGELYDMSRGTPPGAGDMKALSGGSVADLLVPIIALVAATVTAIVWVGAQALEGPFTLLGAFENTDAAKALVYGGAVGLAVTLLMLLRRKPASSDLWSSTLTGVKSMLPAIYILTLAWMLSTTIGSLETGKYLSTLANGNIDPRLLPAILFILSGAMAFATGTSWGTFGIMLPIAGDLAAGTQISLILPMMGAVLAGAVFGDHCSPISDTTILSSTGASCHHIDHVVTQLPYALLVAACALVGYLILGYSGSVLLSGVAGLVLMLVIALIIKSKNSGTNTDTIAKA; via the coding sequence ATGGAACTCATAGCTTATAACGATTCAGCGCTTTCTCTATTAGCGCCATTAGTTGCCATTGGATTGGCGATTGCGACTAAAAAAGTCTTACCTTCATTATTTGCCGGAATCTTAACCGGAATTTTATTGCTCACTGGCGGTAACCCGGTTGATGCAGTGGTACATACTTGGAATACCTTAGCGGGTGTTTTTTGGGATGACGGCGGATTAAATAGCTGGAATACCAACATTCTGTTTTTCTTGCTTATTCTCGGTGTTATGACCAGCTGGATTTCTCTAGCCGGTGGTGCGCAAGCTTTTGGCGAGTGGGCGCGTAAGCGAGTCAAAACCAAGCAAGGTTCTCAATTAGTCACCGTTTTGCTAGGTGTGATTATTTTTATCGATGATTATTTCAACAGTCTGGCAGTGGGCAGTATTAGTCGCCCGTTAACGGATCGTCATGGTGTATCTCGCGCCAAACTGGCTTATCTAATTGATTCTACCGCGGCACCTATGTGTGTTATCACACCAATTTCCAGTTGGGGCGCTTATATCATCGCTTTGATTGGCGGTATTTTAGTGACGCATAATGTAACTGACGTTTCTGCATTCAGCGCTTTCTTGCAAGTTGTACCAATGAATTTATATGCAGTTTTGGCGTTAGTTATGGTGTTTTTTGTTGCAGCGACCGGTCTTGATATTGGTGCAATGAAAAAGCATTCCCAGCGAGCTGAAATGGGTGAGCTTTATGATATGTCGCGTGGCACACCTCCTGGTGCTGGCGATATGAAAGCATTATCTGGCGGATCCGTTGCAGATTTATTGGTGCCAATTATTGCGTTAGTTGCTGCAACGGTAACGGCGATTGTTTGGGTGGGTGCTCAAGCATTAGAAGGGCCGTTTACTTTATTAGGCGCTTTTGAAAATACCGACGCGGCAAAAGCACTGGTTTATGGTGGTGCGGTAGGTTTGGCGGTGACCTTGTTAATGTTGTTGCGTCGTAAGCCTGCTAGCTCAGATTTATGGAGCAGCACTTTAACCGGCGTTAAGTCGATGTTGCCAGCCATTTACATTCTGACACTGGCCTGGATGTTAAGTACCACGATTGGTTCTTTGGAAACTGGTAAGTATTTATCTACCTTGGCTAACGGCAATATTGACCCACGCTTGCTGCCAGCTATTTTGTTTATTTTGTCTGGCGCGATGGCATTTGCTACCGGCACTAGCTGGGGCACCTTTGGCATTATGTTGCCAATTGCTGGTGATTTAGCTGCCGGAACTCAAATTAGTCTGATCTTACCGATGATGGGCGCAGTACTGGCAGGTGCAGTATTCGGCGACCATTGTTCTCCAATTTCAGATACTACGATTCTTTCTTCAACCGGTGCCTCTTGCCACCATATTGACCACGTTGTGACACAGCTGCCTTATGCATTGCTGGTTGCTGCATGTGCTTTGGTCGGTTATTTGATACTGGGTTATAGCGGATCTGTTCTACTCAGCGGGGTGGCTGGGCTAGTACTGATGTTGGTGATCGCTTTGATCATCAAATCGAAAAATTCCGGAACTAACACCGATACAATCGCCAAGGCTTAA
- a CDS encoding NifB/NifX family molybdenum-iron cluster-binding protein produces MKKIAVCSQNRRGVTGYAARCRNFMMFVVQTERKRIISREPYSLYKEETFFMTEDDKAHPLDEVDVLISGGMGSGLQQSLAKREITGLVTNEIDPTKAVKLYLKGQLPLVEIEDFHDSDEYIEDLSKLPPEIRNKCCGNTDASGGCCGKGLKGLV; encoded by the coding sequence ATGAAAAAAATTGCCGTTTGTAGTCAAAACCGCCGTGGCGTTACCGGCTATGCTGCTCGCTGCCGCAACTTTATGATGTTTGTGGTACAGACAGAGCGAAAGCGGATTATTAGCCGCGAACCCTATTCACTGTATAAAGAAGAAACCTTCTTTATGACCGAAGACGACAAAGCGCATCCGCTAGATGAAGTCGATGTGTTGATTAGCGGTGGCATGGGCAGTGGTTTACAGCAGTCGTTAGCCAAGCGAGAAATCACTGGCCTGGTCACCAACGAAATCGACCCTACCAAAGCGGTCAAACTCTATTTAAAAGGTCAGCTGCCTTTAGTCGAAATTGAAGATTTTCATGACAGCGATGAATACATCGAAGATCTTTCTAAACTGCCACCCGAAATTCGCAACAAATGCTGTGGCAACACCGATGCCAGCGGTGGCTGTTGTGGCAAGGGATTGAAGGGGTTAGTTTAA